The proteins below come from a single Mycolicibacterium sp. TY81 genomic window:
- the dnaJ gene encoding molecular chaperone DnaJ — translation MARDYYGLLGVSKGASDSEIKKAYRRLARELHPDVNPDEGAQQRFAEISTAYEVLSDPEKRRIVDLGGDPMESGGGGGGAGGFAGFGGLGDVFEAFFGGGASARGPIGRVRPGSDSLLRLRLNLEECATGVTKQVTVDTAVLCDLCQGKGTHGNSQPARCDTCHGQGEVQTVQRSLLGNVMTSRPCPVCGGVGEVIPDPCHRCGGDGRVRARRDVSVKIPAGVGEGMRVRLAAQGEVGPGGGPAGDLYVEVHEQPHELFLRDGDDLHCTVSVPMVDAALGTTVTVDAILDGPTEITIAPGTQPGSITTLRGHGMPHLRSGVRGNLHAHIDVVVPTRLDNRDLELLRKFKEQRSRDVTEVRSTQAVAGGGGGLFSRLRETFSGR, via the coding sequence GTGGCACGCGATTACTACGGCCTGCTCGGCGTGAGCAAGGGCGCCAGCGACTCGGAGATCAAGAAGGCCTACCGCAGGCTGGCCCGGGAGCTGCACCCCGACGTCAATCCCGACGAGGGCGCGCAGCAGCGGTTCGCCGAGATCAGCACCGCGTACGAGGTCCTCAGCGACCCGGAGAAGCGGCGCATCGTCGACCTCGGCGGCGATCCCATGGAGAGCGGCGGCGGTGGCGGCGGTGCCGGTGGCTTCGCCGGTTTCGGTGGCCTCGGCGACGTGTTCGAGGCCTTCTTCGGTGGTGGCGCGTCCGCGCGCGGTCCGATCGGCCGGGTGCGCCCGGGCTCGGACTCGCTGCTGCGCCTGCGGCTGAACCTCGAGGAGTGCGCGACGGGCGTCACCAAGCAGGTCACCGTCGACACCGCGGTGCTGTGCGACCTGTGCCAGGGCAAGGGCACGCACGGCAATTCGCAGCCCGCCCGCTGTGATACCTGCCACGGCCAAGGCGAGGTGCAGACGGTCCAGCGCTCGCTGCTCGGCAACGTCATGACGTCGCGCCCTTGTCCCGTGTGCGGCGGTGTCGGCGAGGTCATCCCCGACCCGTGTCACCGCTGCGGCGGCGACGGCCGGGTGCGCGCACGGCGCGACGTCAGCGTGAAGATTCCGGCCGGCGTCGGCGAGGGCATGCGGGTGCGCCTGGCGGCCCAGGGCGAGGTCGGCCCGGGCGGTGGCCCCGCCGGCGACCTGTACGTCGAAGTCCACGAGCAGCCCCATGAACTGTTCCTGCGCGACGGCGACGACCTGCACTGCACCGTCTCGGTGCCGATGGTCGACGCCGCGCTGGGCACCACCGTCACCGTCGACGCCATCCTCGATGGGCCCACCGAGATCACCATCGCGCCGGGTACCCAGCCCGGTTCGATCACCACGCTGCGCGGCCACGGTATGCCACACCTGCGGTCCGGGGTTCGCGGCAACCTGCACGCGCACATCGACGTCGTGGTGCCGACGCGGCTCGACAACCGTGACCTCGAACTGCTGCGCAAGTTCAAGGAGCAGCGGTCCCGCGACGTCACCGAGGTGCGCTCGACGCAGGCCGTGGCCGGCGGCGGGGGCGGCTTGTTCAGCCGCCTGCGCGAAACCTTCAGTGGCCGTTAG
- a CDS encoding 16S rRNA (uracil(1498)-N(3))-methyltransferase codes for MSRALFYVDAVPEVGGLAVVDGDEGFHAATVRRIRPGEELDLSDGAGTLAHCVIEDAVKGRLTARVLSVTDVPAAVPAVTVVQALPKSERSELAIELATEAGADAFVAWQSERCVARWDGTAKVEKGLRRWSAVARSAARQSRRPFVPSVSGPLSTAELVASIGEGSDGTGHVALVLHESAEVPLREVVSAATEAVTLIVGPEGGITDGELAALVGAGAVAVRLGPSVLRTSTAAAVALGALGVLTPRWQV; via the coding sequence GTGAGCCGGGCGCTGTTCTACGTCGACGCGGTACCGGAGGTCGGCGGTCTCGCCGTCGTCGACGGCGACGAGGGCTTCCACGCGGCGACGGTGCGACGCATCCGTCCGGGCGAGGAACTCGACCTGTCCGATGGGGCCGGGACGCTGGCGCACTGCGTGATCGAAGACGCCGTGAAGGGCCGGTTGACGGCACGCGTGCTGTCGGTCACCGACGTCCCGGCCGCGGTGCCGGCGGTGACGGTGGTGCAGGCCCTGCCCAAGTCCGAACGCTCCGAGCTGGCCATCGAATTGGCCACCGAGGCCGGTGCCGACGCGTTCGTCGCGTGGCAGTCCGAGCGCTGCGTCGCGCGCTGGGATGGTACGGCCAAGGTGGAGAAGGGTTTACGGCGCTGGAGTGCGGTGGCCCGGTCGGCGGCGCGGCAGTCCCGTCGCCCGTTCGTACCTTCGGTCAGTGGCCCGCTGTCGACGGCTGAGCTGGTCGCGTCGATCGGCGAGGGCAGCGACGGGACGGGTCACGTCGCGCTCGTGTTGCACGAATCCGCGGAAGTCCCCCTGCGCGAGGTGGTTTCGGCAGCCACCGAGGCGGTGACGCTGATCGTGGGTCCGGAAGGCGGCATCACCGACGGCGAGTTGGCGGCGTTGGTGGGCGCCGGCGCCGTTGCCGTTCGGCTGGGGCCGTCGGTGTTGCGCACGTCGACCGCGGCCGCGGTTGCCTTGGGTGCCCTGGGTGTGCTGACGCCGCGCTGGCAGGTCTAG
- a CDS encoding ESX-1 secretion-associated protein, producing MGGKLTVETSELQALSTKQTDAAATFSAAGNTTSYVEVKVLATHGPLCMSTQSALSAANNARKAACEQMMNKSRNLASNLNKAAAQYDQTDAQEGSNLGKQMQI from the coding sequence ATGGGCGGCAAGCTCACCGTGGAGACCTCAGAGTTGCAGGCGCTCTCCACCAAACAGACCGATGCGGCCGCGACGTTCAGCGCCGCCGGCAACACCACGTCCTACGTCGAGGTCAAGGTGCTCGCGACCCACGGGCCGCTGTGCATGTCGACGCAATCGGCACTGAGTGCTGCGAACAACGCGCGCAAGGCCGCCTGCGAGCAGATGATGAACAAGTCGCGCAACCTGGCCTCGAACCTGAACAAGGCCGCGGCGCAATACGACCAGACGGATGCGCAGGAAGGTTCCAACCTCGGCAAGCAGATGCAGATCTGA